ATTGGCCTCAGCCTTGCTACAAGTTTAGCTATTTTCACTTCGTGCGCCACCTTAGCTACCCTGTCCACGTCCTTGTAGGCTCCTGGGGCCTCCTCTGCCACTACTCTTCTGGTGGCTGCCCTAACTATTATACCCCTGTCCTCTAGGCTCTCAATAACGGCGTTGGCTGGGTAGTTCCTCACTGCGGCTTCCCTAGACATCCACCTTCCAGCCCCATGTGGAGCAGTGTACCACGTCCTCTTACCCTCTGGTATCCCTGCCATCACGTAGCTGGCAGTGCCCATACTGCCTGGAATCAAAACTACTTGGCCAATGCTCCTGTGGTCTTGCGGGATCTCGGGGCTACCTGGCGGGAACGCCCTAGTTGCTCCTTTCCTGTGAACAAGAACCTTTTTCCTCTTGCCCTCTATGTCGTATTCCTCTATTTTGGCGATGTTGTGGGCAACGTCGTAAATTATGTGAAGGTCTAACTTCTCGGGGTCTGTCTTGAAGACCCTCCCAAAGCTCTCCCTTGCCCAATGGGTTATCAGTTGCCTGTTAGTCCACGCGAAGTTGGCTCCAGAAACCATGGCGTGGAAGTAATCCTGTCCCTCCCTACTCTCGAACGGAATTGCGGCGAGTTCCCTATCAGGGACGTTTATATTGTACTTCTTCATAGCTCTCTCCATTATCTGGAGGTAGTCGCTCGCAATCTGGTGACCTAACCCCCTGGACCCGGTGTGCACCATTACGGTCACTTGGCCCTCGTGGGTTATGCCAATGGCCTTTGCCACCTCTGGGTCGTATATCTTGTCCACCACTTGAACCTCTAGGAAGTGGTTGCCCGCGCCAAGAGTTCCCAGTTGGTTCATTCCCCTTTGCTTTGCGACGTTACTAACCTTAGAGGGATCTGCTATGTCCCAGCTCCCCTTTTGCTCTATGTGCTCCATGTCCTCCTCCCAGCCGTAGCTTTTGTCTACCGCCCACTCGACGCCGTTGGCGAGCACTTCGTCGAGTTGTTGCATCGTGAGCCTTACCTTTCCCTCGCTTCCCACACCGCTTGGGACGTTCTTGTGCAACTCTTCCACAAGTTCCTTGAGCTTAGGTTTTACGTCATCGTAGTCTAAGTTCGTCCTGAGCAACCTCACTCCGCAGTTTATGTCGTAACCTATACCTCCGGGGCTCACTACTCCGCCTTCGTCAATGGCCGTAGCTGCTATTCCCCCTATTGGGAAGCCATATCCTTGATGGCCGTCTGGCAAGACGTATACTGCCTCTTGAACCCCTGGGAGGCACGCAACGTTTGTTGCCTGCTTTAGCGTCAAGTCCTGTTTCATTTTCTCTATTAGCACGTCGTCCGCAAACACGGTTACCGGAACCTTCATGCACTCTTGAGTTCCCTTTTCTATCCTCCACTCGTACGAACCTATGCGTTTAGGAGTAATCTGCATTATTGCCCAAACATATTATAAACAGTTTTAGTTAAAAAACTGCCTTCATGGACGCTTTTAAACCAGGGGTAAAAGAGAATGCGAATGAAGAATGTGGCGGACCCTGAGCAGTGATGACAAGACCTACGCTGATTCATATCTTTTTCTCTACTTTCCTTTTCTCTAAGGACTCGGAAAACTTTTTGTAAACGTCTTTTACCGCAGAGGAAATACAGTCTTTGTCGGCGTTTTCCAGGACGTTCTTAAAGAACTTGTAAGCGCAGGCCTTGCTGTGGAACTCCAACTTCCTGTCGGCAATGGTAATCACAACACCCTGCCCCTCGTAAAATGACCTACCACACACTAAACACAAGTACTTTTGACGCATGATAATGAGAGCTGGGTTTAAATTTTTAAAAATATCTGAATTTGCTACTGTGCATCGAGATTGCGGTGAAAACTAGATGAGACAATTAAACCAGAGGATCCTAGAACTTATGAATGAGAGGAAGTGGGACAAACTTACTGACATACAGAGGAAAGCATTAACGCCAATACTTTGCGGGAATAATACGCTGATAATAGCACCAACGGGCTATGGCAAGACAGAGGCTGCCCTTTTGCCAGTGCTTAGCCAAATGTTGGACACTGGGTCGAACCCGGTGTCGTTAATTTACGTTACCCCCCTCAAGGCACTGATTAACGACATAACCCTCAGGATAGAGTGGTGGTCCTCTAGGCTAGGCTTTACGGTTAGCAGGAAGCATGGAGAGGTGCCCCAAAAGGAGAAGAACATGAGACTAAAGAGAGCCCCACACATCCTCGTCACTACCCCTGAGGGCCTTGAAATAGACCTAGACTGGGCCTCCAAGTTTAGGGAGTTTTACAAGAACGTCAAGTGGGTCATAGTAGATGAGATCCACGAACTTATAAACTCCAAAAGGGGGGTCCAGTTAGCCGTATTGCTCGAGAGGCTAAAGGCGTACTCTGGTTACGATTTCCAGAGGATAGGCCTCTCCGCAACCATAACCAACGAGGACGTAGTTGCGTCTTTCCTCTCTGGCTCCTCCTCCAGGAAAACCACGGTGGTCAAGGTTAGGGACTCGAAGAGCTTCGAGCTAAAGATAAGAAAGATTAAGGGGGAGGAAGTCTGGTCAAACTCCGCAAGGGAGTTAATCTCCTCGCTAGAGCCCCCAACCCTTGTGTTCACCAACTCGAGGTTTCTAACCGAGAGACTTCACGAGGAGCTCGACAAGCTAAACGTTGACGGAATCTTCGTCCATCACTCTTCGATCTCTAGGGAGTCCAAGAGCAACGTTGAGGAGTACTTGAGAAAGGGAAAGGTGAGGGCAGTAATTTGTACTAAAACCCTGGAGCTCGGAATAGACGTTGGCGACATCAAGAAGATTGTCATGTACCGACCTCCTCCCTCCGTCGCTTCCTTCCTACAGAGGTTAGGGAGAAGCGGTCACTACGTCCAGGGCGTGCCTAGAGGGGAGATACTATGCGTTTACGACTTTGACGTAATAGAGGCCATCGCCATATACCAGTTGGCAAAGAAGGGAATAGTTGAGAAACCTAAGATAACCTCTCCCCTGGACGTGGCGACTAGGGAGATCCTCGGGATGGTTCTTCAGACGGATGGCGTATCTAAGGACTACGTCTACGACGTCTTAACTAAGTCTTATCCCTTTAGGAACATGACGAGGGAGAAGTTCGATGAGCTCGTCGAGTACCTTGTTAAGAACAA
The Candidatus Aramenus sp. CH1 DNA segment above includes these coding regions:
- a CDS encoding RtcB family protein produces the protein MQITPKRIGSYEWRIEKGTQECMKVPVTVFADDVLIEKMKQDLTLKQATNVACLPGVQEAVYVLPDGHQGYGFPIGGIAATAIDEGGVVSPGGIGYDINCGVRLLRTNLDYDDVKPKLKELVEELHKNVPSGVGSEGKVRLTMQQLDEVLANGVEWAVDKSYGWEEDMEHIEQKGSWDIADPSKVSNVAKQRGMNQLGTLGAGNHFLEVQVVDKIYDPEVAKAIGITHEGQVTVMVHTGSRGLGHQIASDYLQIMERAMKKYNINVPDRELAAIPFESREGQDYFHAMVSGANFAWTNRQLITHWARESFGRVFKTDPEKLDLHIIYDVAHNIAKIEEYDIEGKRKKVLVHRKGATRAFPPGSPEIPQDHRSIGQVVLIPGSMGTASYVMAGIPEGKRTWYTAPHGAGRWMSREAAVRNYPANAVIESLEDRGIIVRAATRRVVAEEAPGAYKDVDRVAKVAHEVKIAKLVARLRPIGVTKG